In Streptomyces sclerotialus, one genomic interval encodes:
- a CDS encoding carbohydrate ABC transporter permease has product MTTLQPSAAAGRRPDRPPARGGRRSPARSRRALVGWGFLGPFVTVFALVFLAPLAYSGYLSLFRDQLIGGTAFVGLENYRQALGDSEFWAGLGRVSLFLAVQVPIMLGIALFAALALDSGRLYGKDFFRISVFLPYAVPAVVASLMWGFLYGTRFGLVGDLNDAFGISLPDPLSPDLVLASLGNIVTWEFAGYNMLILYAALRVVPHSLYEAAELDGAGQLRVITAIKLPAIRGALVIAAVFSVIGSFQLFNEPSILQNLAPNAITTSYTPNLYTYSLSFSGRQHNYSATVAIVMGLITMAVAYVVQLRGMRKGA; this is encoded by the coding sequence ATGACGACGCTGCAACCATCGGCGGCCGCAGGGCGGCGCCCGGACAGACCACCGGCACGAGGCGGCCGCCGCTCCCCCGCACGCAGCCGCCGCGCCCTCGTGGGATGGGGTTTCCTCGGCCCCTTCGTGACCGTCTTCGCCCTGGTCTTCCTCGCGCCGCTCGCGTACTCCGGCTACCTGAGCCTGTTCCGCGACCAGCTCATCGGCGGCACCGCCTTCGTGGGCCTGGAGAACTACCGACAGGCGCTCGGGGACAGCGAGTTCTGGGCCGGGCTGGGGCGCGTCTCCCTCTTCCTCGCCGTACAGGTGCCGATCATGCTGGGCATCGCCCTGTTCGCCGCGCTCGCCCTCGACAGCGGACGCCTCTACGGCAAGGACTTCTTCCGGATCTCGGTCTTCCTGCCGTACGCGGTACCCGCCGTCGTCGCCTCCCTCATGTGGGGCTTCCTGTACGGCACCCGCTTCGGCCTGGTCGGCGACCTGAACGACGCGTTCGGCATCTCACTGCCCGACCCGCTCTCGCCCGATCTGGTCCTCGCCTCCCTCGGCAACATCGTGACCTGGGAGTTCGCGGGCTACAACATGCTCATCCTGTACGCCGCGCTGCGCGTCGTCCCGCACTCGCTCTACGAGGCGGCGGAGCTCGACGGCGCGGGCCAGCTCCGTGTCATCACGGCCATCAAGCTCCCGGCCATCCGCGGCGCCCTCGTCATCGCCGCTGTCTTCTCGGTGATCGGCAGCTTCCAGCTCTTCAACGAGCCCAGCATCCTGCAGAACCTCGCCCCGAACGCCATCACCACCTCGTACACCCCCAACCTCTACACGTACTCACTGTCCTTCTCGGGCCGGCAGCACAACTACTCCGCGACGGTCGCCATCGTCATGGGCCTGATCACCATGGCCGTCGCCTACGTCGTCCAGCTGCGCGGCATGCGCAAGGGAGCGTGA
- a CDS encoding LacI family DNA-binding transcriptional regulator, protein MADVARVAGVSSQTVSRVANGFAGVNEETRQRVLAAMKELGYRPNSAARALKRGDFRTIGVITFTLSTTGNVRTLEAIATSAAEEGYAVTLLPVAVPSQDEVRGAFTRLGELAVDAVIVIMEVHLLDAARLTLPPHVTVVVADSDAGDRYTVVDTDQTGGTRAAVRHLLDLGHRTVWHLAGPEESYAAQRRSDAWRAALAEAGRAVPEPVRGDWTAESGYRAGLRIAEQRDCTAVFAANDQMALGLLRALHERGRSVPHDVSVIGFDDIPEAGSFLPPLTTVHQDFAEVGRRCVEGVLRQVRRNEPARGTTLVPTRLVVRESTTPPPER, encoded by the coding sequence ATGGCCGACGTCGCGCGGGTCGCGGGCGTCTCCTCGCAGACGGTGTCCCGCGTCGCGAACGGCTTCGCCGGCGTCAACGAGGAGACCCGGCAGCGGGTCCTCGCCGCGATGAAGGAACTGGGCTACCGCCCCAACAGCGCGGCACGCGCCCTCAAGCGCGGCGACTTCCGCACCATCGGCGTCATCACCTTCACGCTCTCCACCACGGGCAACGTCCGCACACTGGAGGCGATCGCCACCTCAGCGGCGGAGGAGGGCTACGCGGTCACCCTGCTCCCCGTCGCCGTGCCCAGCCAGGACGAAGTACGCGGTGCCTTCACGCGGTTGGGCGAGCTCGCCGTCGACGCGGTCATCGTCATCATGGAGGTGCACCTCCTGGACGCCGCCCGCCTCACGCTGCCACCGCACGTGACGGTCGTCGTGGCGGACTCGGACGCCGGCGACCGCTACACCGTCGTCGACACCGACCAGACGGGCGGCACCCGGGCCGCCGTCCGCCACCTGCTCGACCTGGGCCACCGCACGGTGTGGCACCTGGCGGGGCCCGAGGAGTCCTACGCCGCACAGCGCAGGTCCGACGCCTGGCGGGCCGCGCTGGCCGAGGCGGGCCGCGCCGTGCCCGAGCCGGTGCGCGGCGACTGGACCGCCGAGTCCGGATACCGCGCCGGACTCCGCATCGCCGAACAGCGCGACTGCACCGCCGTGTTCGCCGCCAACGACCAGATGGCCCTCGGCCTCCTCCGCGCCCTCCACGAGCGCGGCCGCTCGGTCCCCCACGACGTCTCCGTCATCGGCTTCGACGACATCCCGGAAGCCGGCTCCTTCCTGCCGCCCCTGACCACCGTCCACCAGGACTTCGCCGAGGTGGGCCGCCGCTGCGTCGAGGGAGTGCTCCGCCAGGTCCGCCGGAACGAACCGGCCCGCGGCACGACCCTCGTACCGACCCGCCTCGTGGTACGCGAGAGCACGACGCCGCCGCCGGAACGGTAG
- a CDS encoding molybdopterin-dependent oxidoreductase, whose amino-acid sequence MTSTSNPDDGSPRQLRSPTATHWGNYEVVTDSDGDVKALEPAADDPRPSPIGRGVAAAHHAPNRILQPMVRRGWLEHGPRYDGGGRGAEPFVPVSWDDAAGLIAAELDRVRHTYGNEAIYGGSYGWGSAGRFHHAQSQVHRFLNVLGGFTSSVGSYSAAAMEAVMPHVIGGGPWNAVEQSPLWQEIADHGELVVSFGGLAARNAQANSGGVGRHQNVDQQRRCRDNGVAFVNVSPWRSDADDALEAEWVPLRPNTDVPLMLALAYVLITEERYDADFVRRCCTGFEVFERYVLGRSDGLPKAPGWAAELTGVDAATIIRLARRIARHRTVLNVSLSVQRQDHGEQPYWTATVLAALSGSMGRPGGGFAAALGISQTGVERRRHAVAALPQGHNPVETFIPVARIADMLLHPGEPFDYDGRRLSYPDIRLVYWAGGNPFHHHQDLNRLVRAWQRPETVICHEPWWNPLARHCDIVLPAATMLERNDFAAGKTDLTLSAMHRATEPPGQSRTDYDAFATIAGKLGLQKEFTEGRSADEWVEELYERTRDRLADDGVTLPEFAEFWADGRGHLVTPPPQDRPNQYRLLREDPDTHPLATPSGRIEVFSRTVAGFGYDDCPGHPVWLEPREWEGDAQRRHPFDLISPQPAHRLHSQYDHGTHSRSAKVRDREALTVNRQDAAARGIADGDVVRVYNDRGACLAGAVLSDDIRPGVLALPTGAWYDPAGTRADGSLDKHGNPNVLTRDIGTSRLAQGPTSGTTLVDIERYDGEPLPVTAFDPARTCP is encoded by the coding sequence GTGACCTCGACCTCGAACCCTGATGACGGCAGCCCCCGGCAGCTGCGCTCTCCCACGGCCACGCACTGGGGCAACTACGAGGTCGTCACGGACAGTGACGGTGACGTCAAGGCGCTGGAGCCCGCGGCGGACGACCCCCGCCCCTCGCCCATCGGGCGGGGCGTGGCGGCCGCCCACCACGCCCCCAACCGGATCCTCCAGCCCATGGTGCGCCGGGGCTGGCTGGAGCACGGGCCGCGGTACGACGGCGGCGGCCGGGGCGCCGAGCCCTTCGTCCCCGTCTCCTGGGACGACGCCGCCGGACTGATCGCCGCCGAGCTGGACCGGGTACGCCACACGTACGGCAACGAGGCGATCTACGGCGGGTCGTACGGGTGGGGGAGCGCGGGGCGGTTCCACCACGCCCAGAGCCAGGTGCACCGCTTCCTGAACGTCCTCGGCGGATTCACCTCCTCCGTCGGCTCCTACAGCGCCGCGGCCATGGAAGCGGTCATGCCGCACGTGATCGGCGGCGGGCCGTGGAACGCCGTCGAGCAGAGTCCGCTCTGGCAGGAGATCGCCGACCACGGTGAGCTGGTCGTCTCCTTCGGCGGCCTGGCCGCCAGGAACGCCCAGGCGAACTCCGGCGGGGTCGGCCGCCACCAGAACGTCGACCAGCAGCGGCGCTGCCGGGACAACGGCGTGGCGTTCGTCAACGTCTCGCCGTGGCGGTCGGACGCGGACGACGCGCTCGAAGCGGAGTGGGTGCCACTGCGGCCCAACACCGATGTGCCGCTCATGCTCGCGCTGGCGTACGTACTGATCACGGAGGAGCGGTACGACGCCGATTTCGTGCGGCGGTGCTGCACGGGCTTCGAGGTGTTCGAGCGGTACGTGCTGGGCCGGAGCGACGGCCTCCCCAAGGCCCCGGGCTGGGCCGCGGAACTCACCGGCGTCGACGCCGCCACCATCATCCGCCTGGCCAGGCGGATCGCCCGGCACCGCACCGTCCTCAACGTCAGCCTCTCCGTCCAGCGGCAGGACCACGGCGAGCAGCCGTACTGGACGGCCACCGTGCTGGCGGCACTCTCCGGCTCGATGGGACGCCCGGGCGGGGGCTTCGCCGCCGCGCTGGGCATCTCGCAGACCGGGGTGGAGCGCCGGCGGCACGCCGTCGCCGCCCTGCCCCAGGGCCACAACCCCGTCGAGACGTTCATCCCGGTCGCGCGCATCGCCGACATGCTGCTGCACCCGGGAGAGCCGTTCGACTACGACGGCCGACGGCTCAGCTACCCGGACATCCGGCTCGTCTACTGGGCCGGCGGCAACCCCTTCCACCACCACCAGGACCTGAACCGCCTGGTCCGGGCCTGGCAGCGCCCGGAAACCGTCATCTGCCACGAGCCCTGGTGGAACCCGCTGGCCCGCCACTGCGACATCGTGCTGCCCGCCGCGACCATGCTGGAACGCAACGACTTCGCCGCCGGCAAGACCGACCTGACGCTCTCCGCCATGCACCGGGCCACCGAACCGCCGGGGCAGAGCCGCACCGACTACGACGCCTTCGCCACGATCGCCGGGAAGCTGGGGCTGCAGAAGGAGTTCACCGAGGGGCGGTCGGCGGACGAGTGGGTCGAGGAACTGTACGAGCGGACCCGCGACCGGCTGGCCGACGACGGCGTGACCCTCCCCGAGTTCGCGGAGTTCTGGGCGGACGGACGGGGGCACCTCGTCACACCGCCGCCGCAGGACCGGCCCAATCAGTACAGGCTCCTGCGGGAAGACCCCGACACCCATCCGCTCGCCACGCCGTCCGGCCGCATCGAGGTGTTCTCCCGGACGGTCGCCGGTTTCGGTTACGACGACTGCCCGGGCCATCCCGTGTGGCTGGAGCCCCGCGAATGGGAGGGCGACGCACAGCGGCGCCACCCCTTCGACCTGATCTCACCGCAGCCCGCGCACCGGCTGCACAGCCAGTACGACCACGGCACGCACAGCAGGTCGGCCAAGGTACGGGACCGGGAAGCCCTGACGGTCAACCGCCAGGACGCCGCCGCACGCGGGATCGCGGACGGCGACGTGGTGCGGGTCTACAACGACCGGGGCGCGTGCCTCGCCGGCGCCGTGCTGTCCGACGACATCCGCCCCGGTGTCCTCGCCCTGCCGACCGGCGCCTGGTACGACCCGGCCGGCACCCGCGCCGACGGCAGCCTTGACAAGCACGGCAACCCCAACGTGCTCACCCGGGACATCGGTACGTCCCGCCTCGCCCAGGGGCCGACGTCCGGTACCACCCTCGTCGACATCGAACGCTACGACGGCGAACCGCTCCCGGTGACGGCCTTCGACCCGGCGCGGACCTGTCCCTGA
- a CDS encoding TerD family protein: protein MAITLAKGGNVSLSKEAPGLTAVVIGLGWDVRTTTGTDHDLDASALLCGESGKVVSDQHFVFYNNLKSPDGSVEHTGDNLTGEGEGDDEQIKVDLAAVPADVARVVFPVSIHDAEARAQNFGQVRNAYIRVVNQADGQEIARYDLSEDAATETAMVFGELYRHGGEWKFRAVGQGYASGLAGIATDYGVNV, encoded by the coding sequence GTGGCGATCACCCTGGCCAAGGGCGGCAATGTCTCACTCAGCAAGGAAGCACCGGGGCTGACCGCGGTCGTCATCGGCCTGGGCTGGGACGTCCGTACCACCACGGGCACCGACCACGACCTCGACGCCAGCGCACTGCTCTGCGGCGAGTCCGGCAAGGTCGTCTCCGACCAGCACTTCGTCTTCTACAACAACCTCAAGAGCCCGGACGGCTCGGTCGAGCACACCGGTGACAACCTCACCGGCGAGGGCGAGGGCGACGACGAGCAGATCAAGGTCGACCTCGCCGCCGTGCCGGCGGACGTGGCCAGGGTCGTGTTCCCGGTCTCCATCCACGACGCCGAGGCCCGCGCGCAGAACTTCGGCCAGGTACGCAACGCCTACATCCGGGTGGTCAATCAGGCGGACGGCCAGGAGATCGCCCGTTACGACCTGAGCGAGGACGCCGCGACGGAGACGGCGATGGTCTTCGGCGAGCTGTACCGGCACGGCGGGGAGTGGAAGTTCCGCGCCGTCGGCCAGGGTTACGCGTCCGGCCTGGCCGGTATCGCCACGGACTACGGCGTCAACGTCTGA
- a CDS encoding acyltransferase family protein, whose protein sequence is MTPDRADTGGGLRTAPPPPLPDAPKTAQRTAQHAHAPGKRRDAFFDNAKYLAIVLVAVGHSWEPLRAGSPTAAALYDFVFALHMPAFIIVSGYMSRSFEPSGVRLQRLVTGVAVPYLVFETGYSLFKRFADHDPGFAVSLLDPWYLTWFLICLFVWRLTTPLWKAVRWPVPLSLLIACLASVSPSIGDDLDMQRLLQFLPYFVLGLNLRAEHFALLRSRRARTIAVPVLAAAVAFSFWAAPRMNSSWLNHRDAAQELGAPWWAGPVMTLATFGCSLVLVACFLSWVPGRRLWCTALGAGTLYGYLLHGFVVQGSRIWNWYDAAWVHTGWGMAAVTGIAAAVVTLLCTAPVRRLFRGVMEPTMNWAFRADPVQAAARQRAH, encoded by the coding sequence GTGACTCCTGACCGGGCGGACACCGGAGGCGGGCTGCGGACGGCGCCGCCGCCCCCGCTCCCTGACGCCCCGAAAACTGCACAGCGGACCGCACAGCACGCGCACGCACCGGGCAAGCGGCGCGACGCGTTCTTCGACAACGCCAAGTACCTGGCGATCGTGCTGGTCGCCGTCGGCCACTCATGGGAACCGCTCCGCGCGGGCAGCCCCACCGCCGCCGCCCTGTACGACTTCGTCTTCGCCCTGCACATGCCGGCCTTCATCATCGTCTCCGGCTACATGTCGCGCAGCTTCGAACCGAGCGGAGTGCGGCTCCAGCGCCTGGTCACCGGCGTCGCGGTGCCGTACCTGGTCTTCGAGACCGGGTACTCCCTCTTCAAACGCTTCGCGGACCACGACCCGGGCTTCGCCGTCAGCCTGCTGGACCCGTGGTACCTCACCTGGTTCCTGATCTGCCTCTTCGTCTGGCGCCTGACGACGCCGCTCTGGAAGGCGGTGCGGTGGCCCGTACCGCTGTCCCTCCTCATCGCCTGCCTCGCGTCCGTCTCCCCGAGCATCGGTGACGACCTGGACATGCAGCGCCTCCTGCAGTTCCTGCCGTACTTCGTCCTCGGGCTGAACCTCCGGGCCGAACACTTCGCCCTGCTGCGCAGCCGGCGCGCCCGGACCATCGCCGTGCCCGTCCTCGCCGCCGCCGTCGCCTTCTCCTTCTGGGCGGCGCCGCGCATGAACTCCTCCTGGCTCAACCACCGGGACGCGGCGCAGGAACTGGGCGCGCCCTGGTGGGCGGGGCCGGTGATGACGCTGGCGACCTTCGGCTGTTCGCTCGTGCTCGTCGCCTGCTTCCTGTCGTGGGTCCCCGGCCGCAGGCTGTGGTGCACGGCCCTGGGCGCGGGCACGCTGTACGGCTACCTGCTGCACGGTTTCGTCGTCCAGGGGTCCCGCATCTGGAACTGGTACGACGCCGCCTGGGTGCACACCGGCTGGGGCATGGCCGCGGTCACCGGTATCGCCGCCGCGGTGGTGACCCTGCTGTGCACGGCCCCGGTACGGCGCCTCTTCCGCGGCGTCATGGAGCCGACGATGAACTGGGCGTTCAGAGCGGATCCGGTACAGGCCGCCGCACGGCAACGAGCGCACTGA
- a CDS encoding tellurite resistance TerB family protein: protein MQAQLAARKNELRSGAFRDASMAMCALVAAADGIIDPAERSRVTQLIATNEVLQNFAADDLQRRFEESLDRLAPDFTAGKAAVLHEVAKVKKPSEARAVIQIGIVIGGADGQFVESERAVVREVCQTLGLDPGDFDL, encoded by the coding sequence ATGCAGGCGCAGCTCGCGGCACGCAAGAACGAGCTGAGGAGCGGTGCCTTCCGTGACGCGAGCATGGCCATGTGCGCCCTGGTCGCCGCCGCCGACGGCATCATCGACCCGGCCGAACGGAGCCGGGTCACACAGCTGATCGCCACGAACGAGGTGCTGCAGAACTTCGCGGCGGACGATCTCCAGCGCCGTTTCGAGGAGAGCCTCGACCGGCTGGCCCCCGACTTCACCGCGGGAAAGGCCGCCGTACTGCACGAGGTGGCCAAGGTGAAGAAGCCGTCCGAGGCCAGGGCCGTCATACAGATCGGCATCGTCATAGGCGGAGCCGACGGCCAGTTCGTCGAGAGCGAGCGGGCCGTCGTCCGTGAGGTGTGCCAGACACTGGGACTGGACCCCGGGGACTTCGACCTGTGA
- a CDS encoding GlsB/YeaQ/YmgE family stress response membrane protein, whose translation MEASSIIGAIVIGIVIGALGRLVVPGRQHIGILWTILIGIIAAFVGAWLAMGLGVAATRGVDWIEWIIQIALAALGVIALDRAKVRR comes from the coding sequence ATGGAAGCTTCAAGCATCATCGGCGCCATCGTGATCGGCATTGTCATCGGCGCCCTGGGCAGGCTCGTCGTTCCGGGGCGACAGCACATCGGCATCCTGTGGACGATCCTGATCGGCATCATCGCCGCCTTCGTCGGGGCGTGGCTCGCGATGGGGCTCGGTGTCGCCGCCACCAGGGGCGTCGACTGGATCGAGTGGATCATTCAGATCGCCCTGGCGGCCCTCGGCGTCATCGCCCTGGACCGCGCCAAGGTACGCCGTTGA
- a CDS encoding aminoglycoside adenylyltransferase family protein, whose amino-acid sequence MTQAEDTAQLVHTVLGEDAVAGVYRHGSAVLGGTRPRSDVDVLAVTRRRTTPDERRALVDGLLRISGPSDRPGPVRPVELTVVVQDDVRPWRYPPRCEFQYGEWLRPEYERGVVPAPSPSPDLAPLITMVLLGNTPLAGPPPHHTLAPVPPHDLRRAMVTGIPELLADLEEDTRNVVLTLARIWHTLATGTFTTKDAAVDWALPRLPPRHRPVPARARAVYLDQHPDHWTDLHPRLRPYATHLTRTITRLTGIDAPGGSGSGGR is encoded by the coding sequence TTGACACAGGCCGAAGACACCGCGCAGCTGGTGCACACCGTGCTGGGCGAGGACGCCGTCGCGGGCGTCTACCGGCACGGCTCCGCCGTCCTCGGAGGTACGCGACCGCGCAGTGATGTCGACGTACTCGCCGTCACGCGTCGGCGCACCACGCCGGACGAGCGGCGGGCGCTGGTGGACGGCCTGTTGCGGATCTCCGGCCCGAGCGACCGGCCCGGCCCCGTCCGGCCCGTCGAACTGACCGTCGTGGTCCAGGACGACGTCCGCCCGTGGCGCTACCCGCCGCGCTGCGAATTCCAGTACGGCGAGTGGCTGCGCCCCGAGTACGAGCGCGGCGTGGTGCCGGCACCGTCCCCGAGCCCCGACCTCGCACCGCTGATCACGATGGTGCTCCTGGGCAACACCCCACTGGCCGGACCTCCACCGCACCACACACTCGCGCCCGTCCCGCCCCACGACCTCCGCCGTGCCATGGTCACCGGCATCCCGGAACTCCTGGCCGACCTGGAGGAGGACACCCGCAACGTCGTCCTGACCCTCGCCCGTATCTGGCACACCCTCGCCACCGGCACCTTCACCACCAAGGACGCGGCCGTCGACTGGGCGCTACCCCGCCTCCCGCCCCGGCACCGCCCCGTCCCGGCCCGCGCCCGAGCCGTCTACCTGGACCAGCACCCCGACCACTGGACCGACCTGCATCCCCGTCTCCGCCCCTACGCCACCCACCTCACCCGCACCATCACCCGCCTGACCGGGATCGACGCTCCTGGAGGCAGTGGTTCAGGTGGTCGATGA
- a CDS encoding DUF1674 domain-containing protein translates to MGEAGTGRGRQGERREEEPAPAQRREPAEDERDRSAEEVNADQPSERGEKPGPAPKRY, encoded by the coding sequence ATGGGTGAGGCAGGTACGGGCCGGGGCCGGCAGGGGGAGCGGCGAGAGGAGGAGCCGGCGCCCGCGCAGCGGCGCGAGCCCGCCGAGGACGAGCGGGACCGCAGCGCCGAAGAGGTGAACGCGGACCAGCCGTCGGAGCGCGGGGAGAAGCCCGGGCCGGCCCCGAAGCGCTACTAG
- a CDS encoding peptide MFS transporter, producing MPDTGFLGHPKGLAVLFFTEAWERFSYYGMRAILLFYMYERVADGGLGIPRATATSLIAVYGASVYLAAIAGGWVSDRLLGAWRGTLYGGVLIMCGHLCLAVPAGAPALYASMVCIVAGTGLLKPNVSTSVGSLYGADDSRRDAGFSLYYMGISVGAVLAPLVVGTLGQRYDYHLGFGVAAAGMAVGLLVYVRGRRHLSPADLRPAHPLRRADLRAGPLVGLLAAPAVLVAAALVLSARGALTAGLVVDVISVSAVALPVVLFTHMLRSPRTTARERAGVRAYLPLFVAAVFFWLIQEQGASVLAQYADRSTDLDALGFPIPSSWFQSTGSLVLICLTPFAAALWMRLGPRQPGAPAKFGLGLVLAGLSYALLVHPALQPGRSNPLWLFGSFAVVTVGEILLSPIGLSVTTSLAPAAFSGRTMGLWLASNAAAQGISAQVVRLYDRHSAAQYFGVVGGVSVALGILLLTAAPALTRRMSAARGPAV from the coding sequence GTGCCGGACACCGGATTCCTCGGACACCCCAAAGGGCTCGCGGTCCTGTTCTTCACCGAGGCCTGGGAGCGCTTCTCGTACTACGGGATGCGCGCCATCCTGCTCTTCTACATGTACGAGCGGGTCGCCGACGGCGGCCTCGGCATTCCGCGCGCCACCGCGACCTCCCTGATCGCCGTGTACGGCGCTTCCGTCTACCTGGCCGCGATCGCGGGCGGCTGGGTGAGCGACCGGCTGCTGGGCGCGTGGCGCGGCACGCTGTACGGCGGTGTGCTGATCATGTGCGGCCATCTCTGCCTGGCGGTGCCGGCCGGCGCGCCCGCGCTGTACGCGTCGATGGTGTGCATCGTCGCCGGTACGGGGCTCCTCAAGCCCAATGTGTCCACGTCCGTGGGGAGCCTCTACGGCGCCGACGACTCCCGCAGGGACGCGGGCTTCAGCCTGTACTACATGGGCATCAGCGTCGGTGCGGTACTCGCGCCCCTCGTGGTCGGCACGCTCGGGCAGCGGTACGACTACCACCTCGGGTTCGGCGTCGCCGCCGCCGGGATGGCCGTGGGCCTGCTGGTCTACGTACGCGGCCGCCGCCACCTCAGCCCGGCCGACCTCCGCCCCGCCCATCCGCTCCGGCGGGCCGACCTGCGCGCCGGCCCCCTCGTGGGGCTCCTGGCCGCGCCGGCCGTCCTGGTCGCCGCCGCGCTGGTCCTGTCCGCCCGCGGCGCCCTGACCGCCGGTCTGGTCGTGGACGTCATCAGCGTGTCGGCCGTCGCCCTGCCGGTCGTACTCTTCACGCACATGCTGCGCAGCCCGCGCACGACCGCCCGGGAGCGGGCCGGTGTCCGGGCCTACCTCCCCCTCTTCGTCGCCGCCGTGTTCTTCTGGCTCATCCAGGAACAGGGGGCGAGCGTGCTGGCCCAGTACGCCGACCGGAGCACGGACCTCGACGCGCTGGGCTTCCCCATCCCCTCGTCGTGGTTCCAGTCGACCGGGTCGCTGGTGCTGATCTGCCTCACGCCCTTCGCCGCCGCGCTGTGGATGCGGCTCGGCCCGCGGCAGCCCGGCGCGCCCGCGAAGTTCGGCCTCGGGCTGGTGCTCGCCGGGCTGTCGTACGCCCTGCTGGTGCACCCGGCGCTGCAGCCCGGCCGCAGCAACCCGCTGTGGCTCTTCGGCAGCTTCGCCGTGGTCACCGTCGGCGAGATCCTGCTCTCCCCCATCGGCCTGTCGGTGACCACGAGCCTCGCGCCCGCCGCGTTCAGCGGCCGCACAATGGGGCTGTGGCTCGCCTCCAACGCGGCAGCGCAAGGGATATCCGCGCAGGTCGTACGCCTCTACGACCGCCACAGCGCCGCCCAGTACTTCGGCGTGGTCGGCGGTGTGAGCGTGGCCCTGGGCATCCTCCTGCTCACCGCAGCGCCCGCGCTCACCCGCCGCATGTCAGCGGCCCGAGGCCCGGCCGTCTGA
- a CDS encoding DMT family transporter translates to MPGKKGVHSPYLMLSVTMVLWGSAFASSKSVVEYVPHSVAALLRFGGAALALLVALRLLGDRRKEAAVPPGAGRRAALAGVLGVFAYNSAFFWGLSLAPSLDAGILIPVMSPVLTSLFLLVTKRERASWARLAGLALGLTGAVIFFLGAGGSAGGSPTRLAGDALFLLSAACWAAYTLAGPRVLAGVDPLRATTYATCAGAVLLGLVAAPAVPDVHWGELPSGVWLNAVYLALGAAAVANLLYYRGVAAVGPASASLMMFTVPVINTLCGTLFLGESFGAVQAVGAVVLLCGAVLAATQGRLPWRRPSAPAPSAPAPPGEPARR, encoded by the coding sequence ATGCCAGGGAAGAAGGGCGTGCACAGCCCGTATCTGATGTTGTCGGTCACGATGGTGCTGTGGGGCAGCGCCTTCGCCAGTTCCAAGTCGGTGGTGGAGTACGTACCGCACTCGGTCGCCGCTCTGCTGCGCTTCGGAGGTGCCGCGCTGGCGCTGCTGGTGGCGCTGCGGCTGCTCGGCGACCGCCGGAAGGAGGCCGCCGTACCGCCGGGTGCGGGCCGGCGTGCGGCCCTGGCGGGCGTCCTCGGGGTCTTCGCCTACAACAGCGCCTTCTTCTGGGGGCTTTCGCTCGCGCCCTCCCTCGATGCCGGAATTCTCATACCGGTGATGAGCCCGGTACTCACCAGCCTGTTCCTGCTGGTCACCAAGCGCGAACGGGCCTCGTGGGCGCGGCTCGCGGGGCTGGCGCTCGGGCTCACCGGCGCGGTGATCTTCTTCCTGGGCGCGGGCGGCAGCGCCGGGGGAAGCCCGACGCGGCTCGCCGGTGACGCGCTGTTCCTGCTCAGCGCGGCGTGCTGGGCCGCGTACACGCTGGCCGGGCCGCGCGTGCTGGCCGGTGTCGACCCGCTGCGCGCCACGACGTACGCCACCTGCGCGGGCGCCGTACTGCTGGGCCTGGTCGCAGCACCCGCCGTACCGGACGTGCACTGGGGCGAACTGCCGTCGGGCGTCTGGCTGAACGCGGTGTACCTGGCGCTGGGCGCCGCCGCCGTCGCCAACCTCCTGTACTACCGCGGAGTGGCCGCGGTGGGCCCCGCCTCGGCCTCCCTGATGATGTTCACCGTCCCCGTGATCAACACCCTCTGCGGCACGCTCTTCCTCGGCGAGTCCTTCGGCGCGGTACAGGCCGTGGGCGCGGTGGTGCTGCTGTGCGGTGCGGTACTCGCCGCGACACAGGGCCGGTTGCCGTGGCGCCGCCCGTCCGCGCCGGCGCCCTCCGCACCGGCTCCTCCCGGTGAGCCGGCGCGCCGGTGA